A region of the Babylonia areolata isolate BAREFJ2019XMU chromosome 10, ASM4173473v1, whole genome shotgun sequence genome:
aggaaaagaaaagagaaagagggggttagcccacgatttctcgcaattccacgatctctctcactttgagaaaaatcgtgggattgcgagaaagcgtggtcgttctcctcccacattttctctcaattgcgagaaatcgtgggtgACGCCCCCACAATTTCTCACACTATtttaatcaaaaatatttcctttatcatcggagtttGTTTCTCTTGTCATTTTCCAGTGCatatcttagagaaaaatgacagagagagaaaaagaaaagagagaaaaaaaagggggcgacgacaacgacaatcatgataatgacagtggcgttagcgaagacatgaacagtaatgacactATAACGCAACTATTTATTGTATATCACATAAGAtcgatcactgcaatgcatcgacctccaattcaacatcggaatcaatagcaaacaacacaaTTTAGGCAATATGTATAAATCACACAGAAatcaatatgatataatataatataatataacatgatatgatataatatgacttGAACCGAAATGTTTctggatgttgggaataataTAAAAATGAGTCAACTTTCCACATAAATGTGATAGCATAGAAAGgcgtttcacaatgctttaccctcacgtagggcacgtgaaaactggaccaaaatagttttgatgtttgttgtgatgcaacgtTTTTCTATCAttcatttagaatgttcttcatttcatgcttgctcatttgttcatctgtttgtgtcggcatcctttcgcatgcacggttgcactgaaaatagattctcagtttcacagaagacacttagaacatgaaaaCATTTTAAAGACAGAGTGAACAcacataaaagacacacacacacacacacacacacacacacacacacacacacacacacacacataaggacacacacacacacacacacacacacacacacacacacacacacacacacacacactcacccgctcactcactcattcactgacatacacatacattcacactttttttttaaaccagtactgtggcATCACCTTTACCGTCTATTTTTGATGTCTTCAACTAACGCCaaatgtcattatcatgatcgtcgttaccGTTCCCCCCCTATCTcgttcccttttctctctctcattttctcttagGTTTGTATtgtgaaaagacaagaaacccaactccgatgactaggaaaatatattttcttaaaataaagataaatgggACTTCCCGCGATTTCTCACACAAAGTGGTTTCTTTCTCCGTTAGCCCATTCCTATATCATGGCTCTTTATCGTAACGGTGATGGCgcttcttgatgtgtgtgtgtgtgtgtgtgtgtgtgtgtgtgtgtgtgtgtgtgtgtgtgtgtgtgtgtgtgtgtgtgtgtgagtcatatTATTGAAGTCTTTAAACTGAGCAGGGTACGCAATAATGTTTTCAGGCCAGAAATGGACATCTACAACAATCTCAAATAATGAACTTACCGTATTTTTTTAACAGCCCAATGTGAGTGAACCATATATACCAACATCTTTCAATAAGAATATATTCAGGTTTTCCAAGCCAACACATTTTGTTTCACCTTCAAGACAGAAAGTGTATGTGACATCAGGTATTAATGTGGTGTATAGTTTTGGAAGAATGCATTTTGTCGCCGAAAAGTTTTAGATTTAATGTAAAATTATGGCCCTTATACATTCAATTCCATACATAATTTTTTGACAATAATTATTGTGGTCATACTGTTACATTGTGTTTGGTGTTCTTAGTTGCAGTGTGCTTCATAGTTACTGAATAGTATGTTCTGCTAGTAATAATTTTTAATCTATCCAAAAAGTTAAGATTAGGCTAGAACAGGTTAGATAAGATCTATATGCAAATCAACAGTGCCAGTCATGTAGAAATCAGTCTTGAAGTTGTTTGTATACTTGTATCGACCGAATTTATCtttattttgtgtatgtttgtgtgcttatATCGCCTgaatttatcttttttgtgtttgtgttattatATCGCCTGAATatatcttttttgtgtttgtgtaattaTATCGACTGAATatatcttttttgtgtttgtgtacttatATCGACTGaaatttatcttttttgtgtttgtgttattatATCGCCTGAATatatcttttttgtgtttgtgtaattaTATCGACTGAATatatcttttttgtgtttgtgtacttatATCGACTGAAATttatctttttgtgtttgtgtacttatATCACTTGAATTTATCTTTTCTGTGTTCGTGTACTTATATCGACtgaattatcttttttgtgttCGTGTACTTATATCGACTgaatttatcttttttgtgttcGTTTACTTATATCGACTgaatttatcttttttgtgttcGTGTACTTATATCACctgaatttatgtgtgtgtgtgtgtgtgtgtgtgtgtgtgtgtgtgtgtgtgtgtgtgtgtgtgtgtgtgtgtgtgtgtgtgtgtgtgtgtgtgtgtgtgtgtgtgtgtgtgtacttatatcGCCTGAAtatatcttttttctgtttgtgtactTATATCAACTGAAGTTATCTTTTTTTGTGTTCAGGTGTGGCTACCTGCGGACGAGGGCAAAGATCTAGAGATCACCGGCACATTTGCACGCAGAAACGGTCAGATCTTTATGGAGCTGACCTTCATGAACAAAGCCACACAGCCCATGTCTGGCTTTGACATACAGTTCAGCAAAAACAGGTCAGTACAAACCAGAGAAAACTTGGGATGGTTGCTAATTCACGCATGCCTTGATTTTTACTTACAGAGTTCGTACAGACTCATGGAAGTATGGAAATGTTTTGGGAAAACGAGAGAACTGTTTTGAGGGCTGGGAAAGTCTTAAAAAATGTTTTACCTTTGAGAGTCTGGTTCCACTAGTCAGTGACATCCAGTAGGTTCCACTAGTCATTGTCCCCAGTAGGTTCCACTAGTCAGTGACATCCAGAAGGTTCCACTAGTCATTGCCCCCAATAGGTTCCACTAGTCAGTGACATCCAGTAGGTTCCACTAGTCATTACCCCCAATAGGTTCCACTAGTCAGTGACATCCAATAGGTTCCACTAGTCAGTGACATCCAAAAGGTTCCACTAGTCATTGCCCCCAATAGGTTCCACTAGTCAGTGACATCCAATAGGTCCCACTAGTCATTGCCCCCAATAGGTTCCACTAGTCAGTGACATCCAATAGGTCCCACTTGTCGGTGAATCCAATAGGTCCCACTAGTCAGTGACATCCAATAGGTCCCACTATTCAGTGACATCCAATAGGTTCCACTTGTCAGTGACATCCAATAGGTCCCACTAGTCAGTGACATCCAATAGGTTCCACTAGTCAGTGACATCCAATAGGTCCCACTAGTCAGTGATATCCAATAGGTCCTACTACTCAGTGACATCCAATAGGCCCCACTTGTCGGTGACATCCAATAGGTTCCACTAGTCATTGCCCCCAATAGGTTCCACTAGTCAGTGACATCCAATAGGTTCCACTAGTCAGTGACATCCAGTAGGTCCCACTAGTCATTACCCCCAATAGGTCCCACTAGTCAGTGACATCCAATATGTTCCACTAGTCAGTGACATCCAATGGGTCCTACTACTCAGTGACATCCAATAGGTCCCACTTGTGGGTGACATCCAATAGGTCCCACTTGTCAGTGACATCCAATAGGTCCCACTTGTCGGTGACATCCAATATGTCCCACTAGTCAGTGACATCCAATAGGTTCCACTTGTCGGTGACATCCAATAGGTCCCACTAGTCAGTGACATCCAATAGGTCACACTAGTCAGTGACATCCAATAGGTTCCACTTGTCGGTGACATCAAATAGGTCACACTTGTCGGTGACATCCAATAGGTCCCACTAGTCAGTGACATCCAATAGGCCCCACTTGTCGGTGACATCCAATTGGTTCCACTAGTCATTGCCCCCAATAGGTTCCACTAGTCAGTGACATCCAATAGGTTCCACTAGTCAGTGACATCCAGTAGATCCCACTAGTCATTACCCCCAATAGGTCCCACTTGTCGGTGAATCCAATAGGTCCAACTATTCAGTGACATCCAATAGGTCCCACTATTCAGTGACATCCAATAGGTTCCACTTGTCAGTGACATCCAATAGGTCCCACTTGTGGGTGACATCTAATATGTTCCACTTGTCGGTGATATCCAATAGGTGACACTAGTCAGTGACATCCAATAGGTCACACTAGTCAGTGACATCCAATAGGTCACACTTGTCAGTGACATCCAATAGGTCACACTTGTCAGTGACATCCAATAGGTCACACTAGTCAGTGACATCCAATAGGTTCCACTTGTCGGTGACATCAAATAGGTACCACTAGTCAGTGATATCCAATAGGTCCTACTACTCAGTGACATCCAATAGGCCCCTCTTGTCGGTGACATCCAATAGGTTCCACTAGTCATTGCCCCCAATAGGTTCCACTAGTCAGTGACATCCAATAGGTTCCACTAGTCAGTGACATCCAGTAGGTCCCACTAGTCATTACCCCCAATAGGTCCCACTAGTCAGTGACATCCAATAGGTTCCACTAGTCAGTGACATCCAATAGGTCCTACTACTCAGTGACATCCAATAGGTCCCACTTGTGGGTGACATCCAATAGGTTCCACTTGTCGGTGACATCCAATAGGTCACACTAGTCAGTGACATCCAATAGGTTCCACTTGTCGGTGACACCCAATAGGTCCCGCTAGTCAGTGACATCCAATAGGTCATACTTGTCAGTGACATCCAATAGGTCACACTAGTCAGTGACATCCAATAGGTCACACTTGTCGGTGACATCCAATAGGTCACACTAGTCAGTGACATCCAATAGGTCCCACTTGTCGGTGACATCCAACAGGTCCCACTTGTCGGTCCCACTAGTCGGTGACATCCAATACGTCCCACTAGTCATTGACATCCAATAGGTCCCACTTGTCAGTGACATCCAATAGGTCACACTTGTCAGTGACATCCAATAGGTCACACTTGTCAGTGACATCCAATAGGTCCCACTTGTCAGTGACATCCAATTGGCCACACTTGTCAGTGACATCCAATAGGTCACACTTGTCGGTGACATCCAATAGGTCCCACTAGTCAGTGACATCCAATAGGTCCCACTAGTCAGTGACAACCGGCAGGTCCCACGTGTAGGTGACATCCAATATGTTTCACTTGTCAGTGACATGCAATAGGTCCCATTTGTCAGTGACATCCGGCAGGTCCCACATGTCAGTGACATCCGGCAGGTCCCACTTGTCAGTGACATCCGGCAGGTCCCTTTGTCAGTGACATCCAGTAGGTCCCTTTTGTCAGTGACATCCGGCAGGTCCCACTAGTCAGTGACATCCAGCAGGTCCCACTTGTCAGTGACATCTAATGAGTCCCACTTGTCAGTGACTTCTTATAGGTCTCAGGTGTAAGTGACAGAGTCTTTGTAAGTTCCATTATTCGATCCCACACTAACCAGAATTTTCTCTTTCCCAGATAGTTCTTTAGTGGTGGTGGTCTAgatactagtcattcagatgaagtGCAGTGTGCAGCATGTAGTAAAAAGACACTTGGCGcttgtaaaaaaaaccaaccccccccccccccacacacacacacacaccccaccgcaacaagaaagttgtccctggcaaaattttttcgtaaaatccactctgatatacataatgatgacagtgttgtgttgtgagtgcgCTCACTTTTGGCCTGACGCCGGCCACCATAACAgatggtgatgactgtgttgtgttgtgtgtgggctcAGTTTTGGCCTGACGCCGGCCACCATAACAgatggtgatgactgtgttgtgttgtgtgtgcgttcacTTTTGGCCTGACGCCGGCCACCATAacagatggtgatgacagtgttgtgtttacgtgtgtgcgcTCAGTTTTGGCCTGACTCCAGCCACCACAACAGATGGtaatgacagtgttgtgtgtgcgttcacTTTTGGCCTGACGCCGGCCACCATAacagatggtgatgacagtgttgtgttgtgtgcgcgctcAGTTTTGGCCTGACGCCGGCCACCACAACAGGTAgtgatgacagtgttgtgttgtgtgtgcgctcaGTTTTGGCCTGACGCCGGCCACCATAACAgatggtgatgactgtgttgtgttgtgtgtgcgctcaGTTTTGGCCTGACGCCGGCCACCATAacagatggtgatgacagtgttgtgttgtgtgtgcgttcacTTTTGGCCTGACTCCGGCCACCACAacagatggtgatgacagtgttgtgttgtgtgcgcgctcAGTTTTGGCCTGACGCCGGCCACCACAACAGGTAgtgatgacagtgttgtgttgtgtgtgcgctcaGTTTTGGCCTGACGCCGGCCACCATAacagatggtgatgacagtgttgtgtttACGTGTATGCGCACTGTTTTGGTCTGACGCCGGCCACCACAACAGGTAgtgatgacagtgttgtgttgtgtgtgcgctcaGTTTTGGCCGGACTCCGGCCACCATAACAgatggtgatgactgtgttgtggtgtgtgtgtgttcacttttggCCTGACGCCGGCCACCATAACAGgtagtgatgactgtgttgtgttgtgtgtgcgctcaGTTTTGGCCTGACGCCGGCCACCATacagatggtgatgacagtgttgtgttgtgtgtgcgctcaGTTTTGGCCTGACGCCGGCCACCATAACAgatggtgatgactgtgttgtgttgtgtgtgcgctcaGTTTTGGCCTGACGCCGGCCACCATAacagatggtgatgacagtgttgtgttgtgtgtgcgctcaGTTTTGGCCTGACGCCGGCCACCACAACAGGTAgtgatgacagtgttgtgttgtgtgtgcgttcagtTTTGGCCTGACGCCGGCCACCACAACAGGTAgtgatgacagtgttgtgttgtgtgtgcgctcaGTTTTGGCCTGACGCCGGCCACCATAACAGGTAgtgatgacagtgttgtgttgtgtgtgcgctcaGTTTTGTGGCCTGACGCCGGCCACCATAACAGGTAgtgatgacagtgttgtgttgtgtgtgcgctcaGTTTTGGCCTGACGCCGGCCACCACAACAgatggtgatgactgtgttgtgtgtgtgctcagttttGGCCTGACGCCGGCCACCATAACAGGTAgtgatgacagtgttgtgttgtgtgtgcgctcaGTTTTGGCCTGACGCCGGCCACCATAacagatggtgatgacagtgttgtgttgtgtgtgcgctcaGTTTTGGCCTGACGCCGGCCACCATAACAgatggtgatgactgtgttgtgttgtgtgtgcgctcaGTTTTGGCCTGACGCCGGCCACCATAacagatggtgatgacagtgttgtgttgtgtgtgtgttcagtttctgcCTGACGCCGGCCACCACAACAgatagtgatgacagtgttgtgtttACGTGTATGCGTTCAGTTTTGGCCTGACGCCGGCCACCACAACAGGTAgtgatgacagtgttgtgttgtgtgtgcgttcagtTTTGGCCTGACGCCGGCCACCACAACAGGTAgtgatgacagtgttgtgtttacgtgtgtgcgttCAGTTTTGGCCTGACGCCGGCCACCATTACAATCGGTGATGACaatttcatgttgtgttgttgtgtgtgcgctaAGTTTGGATTGACTCCGGCCACCGCACcaggtggtgatgacagtgttgcgttgttgtgtgtgcgttcagtTTTGGTCTGATGCCGGCCACCCCACTACAGATGCAGAGTCCTCTCCTCCCCAACAGCAGCGCCAGCACGTCGCTACAGCTCAGCACCACAGGACAGGTGGAAAAGATGGAGCCACTGCTCATGTTGAAGGTGAGACTGCTTTGTGCAATCAGGTagtctgcttgttgttgttgaagaaaggTGTGCGGGTCTTGAGGGTTGAGGATGGGTTCAGGGgatttaggggggtggggggtcaagttAGGTACATGAGGTTGTATGCCCTTTGGACAATGACATTGTCTTTAAAAGGAAAAAAgcgagaagaaaacagtaaaaaatgagtgattttttttaactgcataAAAGTTGGCTGAAaggtaatgatgatattattttattttgttcaacACCATTCtatgtaaaaacacacacagttgcaCTGCATAACGTAAAATCATATGTGTCAGACATGCTTTTGAACACTAAAACGAAAAACGTTTATGCATAACCCTGCACAGGCGTCCATCCGAACCCCTGCAACACTaatttatgttcacacacacacacacacacacacacacacacacacacacacacacacacacacacacacacacacacacacacacacacacacacacatcacagtcatcGCACCACTAATCGTACATATCATACACCACTTGTCTAAGAGTGTCACAATGAAGTAAGGTAGAAGCATACTGTGCGGCCAGTGAAGAAACTAAAgctcagtttcagtgtcagtttgtttctcaagcaAGTGTCACTGCCTTTGGACAAAGCCACATATTTcagaccacatctgctaggcaggtccctgaaagcagcataaccaaacacgcttgatcaggccttgagtgcttgcatgtatatttgtgtacctatcaggctggatttcttctgcagaattttgcttcaggacaacactcatgttgttgttgtatgttgttgttgttgtatttctttttatcacaacagatttatctgtgtgaaattcgggctgctctccccagggagagcgcgtggctaacactacagcgccacccattttttttttttttttttgtagtttttcctgcgtgcagttttctttgtttttcctattgaagtggatttttctacagaagtttgcgaggaacaacccttttgttgccgtgggttcttttacgtgcgctaagtgaatgctgcacacgggacctcggtttatcgtctcatccgagtgactagcgtccagaccaccactcaaggtctagtggagggggagaaaatatcaacggctgagtagtgattcgaaccagcgcgctcagattttctcgcttactaagcggacgcgttacctctaggccatcactccatgggttctttttccagtgtgccaagtccatgactagatgcttagtttcattttccagtcaaacttgggagaaagggcgatactgggattggaacccagataCTGACGGGCGCcaaagccgaatggttaaagcgttggactttcgatctgagggtcccgggttcgaatcacggtgacggcgcctggtgggtaaagggtggagatttttacgatctcccaggtcaacatatgtgcagacctgccagtgcctgaacccccttcgtgtgtatacacaagcataagatcaaatacgcacgttaaagatcctgtaatccatgtcagcgttcggtgggttatggaaacaagaacatacccagcatgcacacccccgaaagcggagtatggctgcctacatggcggggtaaaaacggtcatacacgtaaaaagcccactcgcgtatatacgagtgaacgtgggagttgaagcccacgaacgcagaagaagaagaagaagaacccagataCTGAATTGGCAGCTAAGCGTCTAAATTCCATCTTCCTgctcaccaacaacaaaaaccattctGGTGTCCCCAGGTAGCGGTGAATAACAACATCGACGTGTTCAACTTCAGCTGCATGGTGCCCATGCACGTGCTGttcgtggaggagggggagatggacaAGAGGACTTTCATGAACTACTGGAAGGAGATCCCCACCACCGACGAGGTTCAGTACGTCATCAGCGACGTGCAGCACAAAGCCGGTCAGTTCTCTCCCTTGGTCCCCCACTCTCGTTCAGTGctgaaaaaaccaaccaaacagaaaataaaaacagattCGTGGTTCTGTTGTCTTCCTGGGTTCCATTGGTCAGGGTGCAAAGTAATGTTAAATAACAATAATGCAGATTTGTGGGTCAGTTGtcttcataataatgatgataatgcagaTTGATGCTCACTTCTCCCAGGCAGGGAGCTCGTGGtgttcacagtaaaaaaaaaaaaagtttacatacacaaacatgcatgcctCAAGTGCATCAAACATGAACATGCGtgttcacaaacaaacacaccagcacacacacactcacgaccaGCAGAAGCCCCTTAAGAAGCAAGCACATGAGTCAGTAAGATGGTAGGCAGAACGGAAGAGGTGTATTTTGATATACTTTTTAAACTGAATTAGGTGTGAGAGGATTGTCTTGCTTTGTGTTTGTCCAAAGTTCATCCAGTCATGTTAGTCTGGAAAAGTATTGGAAAAATATGTTTGTCCTTCGtgttctggaaaaaaacaaaccgtgTACAATGTATGACTGACACAGTACagtatcccctccaccccccaccccgcttccAAAAAATCCCCCCAGCGAGATAATAAATTTGGATTCTGAAAGGTAGGCGGCtatgatagtcacacacacacgcgcacacgcacacacacacacacacacacacacacacacacacacgcacgcacgcatgcatgcacgcacaaacacacacacacacacacacacacacacacacacacacacacacacacacacacacacacacaggtatcactTCTCCTTTTACAATAATGGTGTCCCAGAAACTGAGGAACAACGTTGCTGTGTTTTACTGATATTAGTGAGTGTGGCATTGCAAATGAATAATACAGTAAACCGGTCTGCTTCATTCCATTATTATGCCTTTTTTCTTGCATCTTTTTCTTACTCGTCACAAATGAAAGTGAACCTCGTGTGTACTGTGTTTCCGGATGGCTTATGAGTGCTGTATATAAACACTGCGAATGTGTTCACCGTTACCAAGCATCACAGGTATTACAGGTGTATCTCTGCAAATgtaaatttgtatgtgtgtgtgtgtgtgtgtgtgtgtgtgtgtgttgtggcagaaATTTATATAAATGCACTGACCTTTTCCGGTTTGGGAATATGTTTACTATGAATAGGTGTTATTGTTGGAATGTTTGTCTTTACTGTGGAGGTAATGCATATATCACCGTTTTGTCTACTAACGTGTCAAAAGATTTTCTCTCTGAGATACTGAAACACTGGTGTATCCTCCTGTTGCAGACACGGTGTCGCAGAAGCTGAGGAAGAACAACGTGTTCACCATCCTCCAGCTTaaggtggagggacaggacatGCTGTACCAGTCCCTCAAACTGACCAACGGCATCGATGTGCTGGCTAAACTCCAGATTGACCCCTCCAACTCCAACTCCAACGTCATCGTAAGTACTGACCCCTGGCTGTACGGGTTTGGTTACAGAATAGTTAGGTTTTCTAGGCTTCTACAATTCTCCGGAGGCAATGGAGCTGCTCTCTGGGTGGTATTTCTGGCGCAGCGTTGGTTGTGGCTTTGCAGGCCTGGGTTAGGTATAGAAAACTGCTGAATGATATTCCTTCATTGCTGCTATAATTAGGTATAGAAAACTGCTGAATGATATTCCTTTCTTGCTGTTCTAAATAGGTATAGAAAACTGCTGAATGATATTCTTTCCTTGCTGCTCTAATTAGGTATAGAAAACTGCTGAATGATATTCCTTCCTTGCTGTTCTAAATAGGTATAGAAAACTGCTGAATGATATTCCTTCCTTGCTGTTCTAAATAGGTATAGAAAACTGCTGAATGATATTCCTTCCTTGCTGTTCTAAATAGGTATAGAAAACTGCTGAATGATATTCCTTCCTTGCTGTTCTAAATAGGTATAGAAAACTGCTGAATTATATTCCTTCCTTGCTGTTCTAAATAGGTATAGAAAACTGCTGAATTATATTCCTTCCTTGCTGCTCTAATTAGGTATAGAAAACTGCTGAATGATATTCCTTCCTTGCTGTTCTAAATAGGTATAGAAAACTGCTGAATTATATTCCTTCCTTGCTGCTCTAATTAGGTATAGAAAACTGCTGAATGATATTCCTTCATTGCTGCTCTAATTAGGTATAGAAAA
Encoded here:
- the LOC143286513 gene encoding AP-2 complex subunit beta-like, producing the protein MGRSRSSMYVLLMVAAVFLMAFDKAQGSDNMFEEVWLPADEGKDLEITGTFARRNGQIFMELTFMNKATQPMSGFDIQFSKNSFGLMPATPLQMQSPLLPNSSASTSLQLSTTGQVEKMEPLLMLKVAVNNNIDVFNFSCMVPMHVLFVEEGEMDKRTFMNYWKEIPTTDEVQYVISDVQHKADTVSQKLRKNNVFTILQLKVEGQDMLYQSLKLTNGIDVLAKLQIDPSNSNSNVILSLKGWVLYVFKDVRDAYETILHN